ACGGGGCACTGAGCGCACACAACCGCCCTGAAAGCCCGACGCCGGTCGTCAACGACGCCACGATGGAGAACGCCTGGTGTGAGCGCCATCTCTCTGAGTTTTCGACGTACGAGGACCAGATGGCGGATTTCGACAAGTTCCTAGAGCCCTTCTTCGAGTGCAGAGACGGTGCTAGCGTGTGGGTCATGCAGGACTGCTGGTTATACGATCTTTGGGGTCCAGAGATACAGGCCAAATACCTCGCCAGGACATACATCATCAACTTCGTGCTCGGCGTCCCGACCTTCTGGTGGCAGCTCAAGGAAGGCTCCGAGCTTTATGCCCACGACTGGGGAATACTGAACTACCAAACTTGCGAGCCACGACCAGCCTATTACACGTTGCAGGCCATCTGCGCCGGCCTCGACAGCACCATGACTCCACATCCGCTGTGGTTCAGGTTTCCAGACAGGGACCCCGGGCCTCTCCGCTTCTGCTCATTCATCTCGCCTACCGACGTCCGAATCGCGATTTACAGGGACGTCAAGGCCGATAGCTCGACGCCGGAGGCCGAGCCGCCCCAGAGCTACGACCTTGAGATCGAGAACCCATACGGCGGCCTCCCTCTTGATGTCTGGCCCGTTCAAATGCAGACCTATCCCAACTTCTCTGTGCCCGAGGACAAGCACCCGTGCATCGAATCTTACGTCACCTACGAATATACCGCCTCGCTGAGGACGATCATCCTGCACGATGTCATAGTCGCTGACTACCCCGTCATCATTAGCCTCGGCCGGGCGCCGCACAACTGATGCAGAAGCCTCGCCGTGGCGTTCGGGCTGTTTTGCTTTGAACGGCCCTCCCTCGGCACATTCCCCTCTTTGTGGCGACTCCATCTTCAAATCCCAAGCCCGGATAGACCCGCCGAGACTCATCAGCCGGCGTGGGGATCGATGCCATGAACGGTCAGGATTAGATGCTCGATCGTTTTGAGAATCTCACCTATGTACTGCTCGACCGCATGTACACTGCCCGGCAGTGCGTAAACAATGGTGCGCCCCATGACTCCGGCGATGGACCGGCTTAGAAGTGCCGTAGGGATTTGCGCACCGTATTTGAGGCGGACGTAGTCCATGATGCCCGGTAGAAGCTTGTCGCACATAGGCGCGACCACATCAGGGGTGATGTCTCGTGGCCCAACGCCAGTGCCGCCTGTCGTGATGACCACATCTACCCCGTCTTCTCGCGCTGCTACAAGGAATGCTCTCAGCTTTTCTGGGTCGTCAGGAAGCAGATAGTTTACCACCTCTTGCCGCCAGCGTTTGGGACGAAAGAACTCGTTGAGAATGGCAGTGATGCGAGGTCCGCTTCTGTCCTCGTAGTCTCCCCGGCTTGCCCTATCGCTCAAGGTAAGAACTCGAAATGAGAGGTTATGAGGATACACCCCGATGGCATCGCCCGCCGCGATGCTACCGCCCGACCTGACCCGGCAGAAGATGCCCTCACGTGGCATCACGCACTTGCCAACCTGTTTGAAAACGCTGCACCCGCCCGGGTGGCAAGCCTTCCCGATCTGGGTTACCTCAAGGCGGGTCTTGCATATCGTGAACTCATCTAATAGCGACACTTCAGAGAGGTCCAACCCCCACGTTGTGATGTTCTCCGCGAAGTCCCCTGGCGCAAAATCGCGACCGACATCGGCTGAAAACGTGTCAATGGTCTCCTTGCTCAGCAGGCTGACCTGCCGATGCCACTGGCCTGCGTGGGCGTCCGCCTCAATGCCCCGGTCGGTGAGCTCGATGCTCTTGACCGGTCTCTTACATGTCCCCCTCTGTCTCGAGATATTGACCGAAAGAACGGTCGGCTTAGTTTTCCGGTGCTGTTTCATTGTGGATTTCTCTTGTCCATTCTGAGCTGCGCATCAATCGGAAGGCGGTGTTCGTTGTTTGCTCTCATTCGACATCGGTTTTGGCCTTCGAGAGCAGAACTATCTCCCCGATGCGCATCTTCTTATCGACTGCTTTACACATGTCATAAACTGTTAGCAGGGCGACTGCGACCGCGGTGAGCGCCTCCATCTCAATGCCCGTCCTTGCGATGCAGGACACCTCGCTCTCGACCGAGACGCTGTGTGGGTCAAGACTCGCCGTCACGGTGATACTCGTGATGGGGAGTGGATGGCAGAGCGGGATGAGCTCTGACGTGCGCTTGGCAGCCTGAACACCTGCGATCTCCGCCACGCTGAGGACGTCCCCCTTCTTGATGTTGTTAGCGGCGATTAGTTCCACTGTCCGCTCGGCGAGCTCAATCCTGCCCGAGGCGCGCGCGACGCGAAGCTGAGGCGTTTTGCCGCTAATGTCCACCATCCTCGCCCGACCCTTGTCATCGATGTGTGTAAGCTCTTCGGCCATCTCAACCTCCCATAACGTAGAACTCGTTCTGAGCGCCCGCCCGCCCTGACTCGGGCTTTGCAGCGACCGCGCGCCTGATGGCCTCGGCCGGGCCGAGCTCGCGGCATGAAAATGCTATGTCATTGAAAAGACAGGGCTTCACTAAACCATCGCTTGTGAGCCTCAGTCGGTTACAGTGCTCGCAATCGCCGCCGGTGCCGCCATCAACCACCCAGAACTTGCCCCCTGGGATGTGCATCTGCCGTATGAAACGAGCCTCAAGCCCGTGCTCCTGCGCGAAACGCCGCACTGGGACGGCGTCTGGCTCTGCGGACGATCTGTTAACGACGCAGTTAATCTTCGTGCCCTGAAACCCCGCGTCCTGCGCGGCGCTTATTCCCTCAAGGACGGGTCCGAGCTCTCCACGGCGCGTGATCTGCCGGTATCGCACGGGGTCAAGCGTGTCGAGGCTTATATTCAGCCGGTGCAGCCCAGCGCTCCTGAGGGGCGCAGCAAACTCGCCCAACAGTGTGCCATTTGTGGTCATGGCAAGGTCCTTAACTCCATCAATCTCTGCGAGCATGGAGACGAGCGTTACGATGCCCCGGCGAACTAGCGGCTCGCCGCCAGTGATCCGAACCTTGTCGATGCCCATCCTGACGCCGGTTTTGACTACGTGCAGTATCTCCTCAAACGACAGGATGTCAGCGTGCGTGGTAAGCGGAACGCCCTCGGGTGGCATGCAATAGACGCAGCGCAGGTTACACCTGTCGGTTACGGAGACACGGAGATAGTGGATGCGGCGGTCAAATCTGTCGAACATGAACCATCGCCCCTCTGTCGAGCCTTGTGACCCCAGCCGGAATGCAGATGATGCCGTCGGCCTGGGGTAACGCGCGGGTGTGCGCCGAGCCGTGGTACTCGATCGGTCTCACAGCGCCGCTTGGGGTCAGGACAACTGGATACCAGGCCTCGCGGCTCGTTCTGCGCTTTTCGATGGCCTCCTCGAGCGGCATTATTACGTTAGCGGGCGCGTAGTCGTGCCCCTGCATCCGGAGAAGGAACGGCTTGACCAAGAGCTCGAATACGACAAAAGTGGAGACAGGATTGCCCGGCAGGCCAAAGCAGAATCCGTCATCCGAGACGCCGAAGTGAGTCGGCTTACCCGGCTTGATCGCCACACTCTCGAAGAGTAGATGGAAACCACAACGCTTCAGGATGGCGGGCACGAGGTCGTAATCCCCGACTGAAACGCCCCCGGAGACAAGCACAACATCGGTCTTGTCAATGGCGTCCCGCAAGAGGGAGTCGATCGCGTGCTCGGTATCGCGCGCAATCCCGAAGTAATGAGGGAGGCCGCCCACTGTGGCAACCTGCGCTCGAAGTTGGTAGCTGTTGCTGTTTCTTATCTGTGAGATGGCCGGCTTGTCAACTGGTTCTACCAGCTCGTCCCCCGTCGCAATGATACCCACACGGGGTCGATCTGAGACCAGGGGAGCTATGCATCCAACCGAGGCGAGGACAGCGAGATGCTGAGGCCGGAGCCACTCGCCGGCGTGAAGAACGATATCGCCAGCTTCGGTGTCCTCCGCCTTATAGCAGATGTTCGTCGCTGTGTCCTTCCCAACAAAACGGATTGTGTTCTCGGGCGTGAGCTCAACGTGCTCCTTCATGATCACGCAGTCGGCGCCATCAGGAACCATCGCACCAGTCATTATCTTGGCGCACTCGCCCGGACCCACACGTCGCGTCGGTATGTGCCCGGCCGGGACCACTTCGCGAACATGAAGCTCCCTGAACAGGTCCTCTCGCCGAATTGCGTAGCCATCCATGGCGGACTTGTCGAAGGGGGGCATGTCTATGTCAGAGACTACGTCCTGGGCTAGGACTCTGCCAAGGGCCTCGTCGAGCGCGACCCTTTGGGTAGGAAGTCTAGGGGCAGAGAAGAGGACGCTGTTGTACGCCTCCTCACGCGATACCATTTTGGCCAATGTAATCCTCGTAATCGTTGATGGTGTTCAGGTTCTTCAATTGGAGGCGTTGCTCGAGGGGGTAGTAGCGAATCCTGGCGTGCTTGAAGACTTCGGAGACCTTCCGCGAGCAGTGCCCAAGGGAGCTGCGCATGGCCGGCAGGATGCTCTTATTATAGATGGCAAAGAGCGGCTCGAACGTCCCTTCTGCGCTTTGTGGGATGACCGCATCGTAGCCTTCAGAGACCGCGATCATCTTCCTGAGCAGCGGTATGTTGGGCTCGGGAATGTCGCACGCAACCACAGCGTTGGTCTCCCTGGACGAGGCGAGAAGCGACGAGAAGATGCCCATAAGTGGGCCGTGATTGGGCGCGATGTCCGGAACAACTGGGATGTCAAGGAACCGGAACTTCTGTGGGTAGTTTGCGCTCACGATAAGCTCCTCGAAATGAGGCGCAAGCTGGTCCGCGATGTGCTGTATCATTGGGCGACCGTTGATGGGAAGGATGGCCTTGTCCGAGCCCATACGGTAGCTGCCGCCGCCAGCCAGAATGATCGCTGTGGCATCCTCCACTAGCCCCCAGCCGCGGTCTGAGAGAACAATGCGGCTCATGTCCAGGTCGAAGTCGTTCCCGTCTGAGAGCAGTATCCGGTCGGCATTCTTCAGCACATTCTTGGCTGATTGTTTGAAAGTCTGTGACTCCCTATCCTTGACGATAACGAAGACGCCGGGCCTGACAACCTGACGTAGGCTGTTCGATTCACAGACCAAGACCGAATCCCGACCCGTGACCTCAAGAAGCGCGATCGCCCCCTCGCGCAGGTGCGACCTGAGGCAGCGGAGCCAGAACACGCGTGAGGCCCCCGCCCGTAGCATACGTGTGGTGTCCTTGCCGGGGCACGTGCCTCTCTCCTCGGTGATGCAGAAGTTGCCTTCAAGGGATGTGCATACGCCGCAGCCTTGGCCACCTCGGGGGCAATTCCCGTCCAGCTTCTCTATGGTCGTTACCTTTACGCCAACTATCTCACGACTTCGCACATACCGCCTGATGAGAGCGCAGGCGAGCTCAGTCTTGCCCGCGTTTCGTCCGGCCGAGCCGATCATGAACATCAGTGGCAGAGAAATCATATTCTCGATACCTTATGGTTTTTGTCGTTATTCCTTTAAGAATCGTGCCGCACTGGCTTTGAAGTAGACCCAGACTGCCTTGCCGACCTCAAGACTAAGCGACCTGACAGACGCTTGCGTCAGAAGCGCCGACAACTTCACACCTATTTGAACAGACACCTCGACGCCGAGTTTCGCCGGGATGATGTCTAGCACGTTCCCCCTGAAGACGTTCCTCGCACTGGTCTGGGGCTGCTCGTTGGAGATGGCGATGTCCTCGCTACGGACGATGAGGCATCCGGGACCTGGGTCGGCCTCTGTAAGCACGCAGAAACGAATCCCACTCGGACCGGTGAACTCCGACAGTTGCCCATTGCCGGCGGCACGCTTGAGCGTTCCTCTGAGGAAATTCTTGATCCCGACGAAGCTCGCAACGAACTCCGATTCAGGCCTCTGGAATATCGCTTCCGGCGTCCCGACCTGCACGATTGTCTCGTTCTCCATGACCGCGATACGGGAGGCCAGGGACACCGCCTCCTCGTAATCGTGTGTAACGTGCAGCATTGTTTGACCACGTCGGTTGAGGTCACGAAGCAGCGAGCGAACCTGCCAGCGCGATGCCGCATCCAGCGAGGCGATTGGCTCATCCAAGAGGATGCACCTGGGCTCGGTGGCAAGCGTTCTGGCCAGCGCCACGCGCTGCGCCTCGCCCCCAGAGAGAGTCTGTGGACTTCTGTCGAACAGCTCTAGTGCGTCAACAGACTTTGCGAGCTCAAAGGCCCTCTCGCGAATTTGGGAGCGCTTGAGGCCACGGGAGTGAAGCCCGTAGGCGATGTTTTTCTTGACTGAGAGGTGCGGAAAGAGAGCCTGGTCCTGATACACGAGCCCGATTCTCCGTTTCTGCATCCTCTCCGATGTTATCTCTTTGCTGTCCAGAAAGACATGGCCACTGTCCGGACGCATCAGCCCCGCGATTATCTCGAGAAGCACAGTCTTACCCACGCCGGACGCACCGAGCAGGACGAAGTACTCGCCCTCGTTCACCTCAAACGACACGTCTTTCATCACGAATGATCCGAGCCGCTTCGAGAGGTTCTCAACGGCCAGCATTCTTTCTCCCTTGTGCTAAAAGTCGCAGAACGACGAACATGACGAGGCAGACCAGCATGAAGAGAGCCGAGACGGGTCTTGAGTACTTCAGCCCAAATGCGCTGAAGCGCTCGTAGATAAGGATCGGGGTGATCATGGGGTGGTAGGCAATGATCATGACAGCCCCAAACTCGCTCATGCCCCGACCCCACATCAGCACAAGCCCCGAGACTATCGCTCGCCACGCCAGTGGCACCGAGACCGTCAGAAATACCCGCAGCGGGGACGCACCGAGGCCGAGAGCCGCCTTCTCGAGCCTCTCGGGAACCGCCGCAAAACCATCGCGAGCGGAGTTAATGAGAAAAGGGACGCTCACGAACGCCATCGCCGCGCCTATCCCCACAGGGGTGCCAACTATCTCAAAGCCCATCGATTCCGCCGCGCTGCCCACCAGTGTATCCCTGGCAACGATGCCCAGTATAGCGATGCCAGCGACGGAGTGGGGAACTATGACGGGGAGGTCAACTATGCCGGTAACAAATCCTTTCAGCGGGAAGTCCTTGCGGGCGAGGATGTATGCAAATGGGATGCACGCGACCGCAAACACCAATGTCGCAGCCATCGAGACCCACAGCGTCAGCCATATACTCTCGCGGACCTCCGCGTCTTGTGCGGTCGCGACTATTTCCCCAAACGTCGATTTGAGGTATATGCCCACGAGCGGCGCCACGATCAAAAGAAGGACGACGCCGCCAAGTGCGCTGAACGTTAGATGCAGCCAAGAGAGCTGACCTTTCGCTGCCGCAGTATTCTTACTCATCCTCGTTACTTGCGCCCGAGCTCCTCATCTTAGCCACGTGCCGTGCCTGCATGAAACGCTCTCGTGCTTGCCTGTTGTGTGCTCAAGGCGTCTATCCCTTTACGGCGAATTTCTTGAGGCGCAGCGGCAGTTTGTCGTAAGTGTTAGTCGGCGACGGAACGACGGAGGGCTGGCCGTTCTTTTCCATAATCGCGATGCCCTTGTCCTTATCCAGAAGAAACTCAACGAAGGCAAGCGCAGCCCCCGGATTCTTGGAGCTCTTGGGAATCGTTACTCCATAGACCATCGGAGCTCCTCTTTGGGAGATGAACTCACCCGGCTTTTTGCCGGATATCTTAACCGAGACCGAATCATACAGACTTGCCAGCGCCGTTTTCTTCAGGTTCACCTCATCCGGCAGCAGGAGATACTTGAGGCCATGCTGCTCAGCCACCGAGCGATACAGGAATATGTAATCGATTGTGTGAGACTCCAGAAGGGCCAGGAGGTCAACCTCCTTTGGCCGGATGAACCTACTGTCCTTCTTGAGCATCTTTTCTGCGAGGCCGGGCTTCTTGTAGTGTTTCTCGGCGAGCTTCATTGTCATAATCGACCGGTAGCCGCATGGATCGGCGTTTGGGTCTGACCTGCCGAACCTCACTCTCTTGTCGAGAAGAACCTCGAACCAGTTGTCTCGATCGATCTTATCCGACAGCCGAGAGGCCTCGTGATAGACGATCGTCATCTCGTTCGCTGCGAACGAGATGTTCCAACTTGCATACTCGGGGACCAGAAGCGTGTCGATTACCGTGTAATCCGCCGAGGCCATTACGTCGCACGGCCTTTTCAGGTCGGAAATCTTGCGGGCGCAGGTCCTGCTGCCGGCCGCCTCGCGAATCACTTTCACGTTCTGATACTCTTTCATAAACGCTTTGGCTATCTCATCGAACGGAACGGCGAGGCTGCCCGCATGAAAGACCACGAGTTCGCCCGACAGGCCGCTACCTTTCGTGCCAGCAAGCGACAATGTCCCCAAGATGACAAGAGCAAGAACCACAAGCAAAATCCTTCTCATTTGTTTCTCCTTTCTAGACTCTCAATGTGCGCCGTAAAGGCGCTTGAAATGGCATCGTCAACATCAGAGCGGAACTCGGAATACGCCTCAAGCCAAACCCTTCCCGCCTCGGTCAACCTGGTCTCGCCGCCAGAAATCCCGCCCCGGCGCCTCTCGACGAGCGACACGTCAAGAGACCGCTCGGCCTTCTTGAGGTCGCCCCAGGCCTTGCGATAGCTCATCCCAAGCTCCGTCGCCGCCGCCATCAGCGAGCCTTCACGTTGGATGGCATCGAGCAAACGCCACTTGCCGTCTCCGAAAGCACCCTCCGCATCCCTAGTCGAGAGCCAGAGCTTGAACCTCGGCCGCAGACCCTCTTTCATCTACCCACTCTCCGGACGCTCGCCCTCTGCCCTTGACCAGCTATTTGAAACACCCCAACTGACAGTTGGAGATGCGAATCTTGCTCTGATTGCACACGCGGCTTATCTCGTGCAATTTGACGTCGAGTCGCTCCGCGAGTTTGAAGGCGTCGGCGCAGTTGAGCTTCCGTCGTTCGCCCTCCACATAAGACGCATCCATTATTGCAGTTAGTAGTTCGTCATTCACTCCCATGTTGCCTCCGTTATTCTTGAACGATTCGGCATCGCTCGGAGGTTATTAACCATCCGATATATTTTCGTTTGGGGATGTGATATGTCGAGTGCGACATATCCCACCCAAAAGAAATGGCCTGATAAAAATACCAGACCACTCCATTTACGCTTTAACTATAACGCTCCACTATCATTTTGCAGACCGACTTCATCCCGATGTCCGTCGGGCAAACATCGTCGCACCGGCCGCACACCATGCAGGTCTTGTGGCCCCAACGCTCGACGTCGGCGGCCAGCTTGTGATGGATGCGCCGATGCGTTCTCTGCATCTGCTTGCCCGATGGGTTGTGCCCACTCGCCTCCCGCATAAAGCCGTCAAACTGACACGAATCCCACACTCTTTGACGGACCATTTTGCCGTCGCGCTTACGGTCATAGACCTCGAAACATGTGCAGGTTGGGCACGCCAGATTGCAGCTGGTGCAGGCGATGCAGCGGGCTGCGATTTCGTCCCAGAACACGTCAGGGATTTCATTCGCACGGATGAGCTCCGAGGCCTTGTCGATCGTATCCTCGTCGTCGGTGGGGAGCGCGTCCGATTCCTTGTTCAGAGCTTCTATCGCGTCCCTGTCGGCCCCGGATTCTGGCGCGACGAGTTTTTCTGTAAGTTTCCTGCCTCTGTCCGTGTAGGGCTGGACGATGAATGACTCGCCATCGGAGATGAGCTCGATGTCGCACTTGCCGCCGGCTATCTTCATGAACTCGCCGTCCTTCCCACATCTGCCTGAAATGCCCACCACAACCGAGCCGTCGCGCTTGTTGAAGTAGATGTTGTCGCGGTAGTTCTCGGAGAAGAACTTGTCGATGAACTCGAGGCAGTCGAGGTCCTGAGCTGTAAAGCCCACGACCATGATCGGTTTTGGAACTGGTCCTGCCATCTGGAACTTGCCTTGTTCGTCAACCACGAAGACCTCATCGAACTGCGGGAAGAAGACGCTCGTAGGTTTCTGAGGAATCTTGCCGCCCTGAAGCGCAAGAGGACCCTCTGAGAGACCGCCGAGCACGCGCGTCCCATCGTGCAGCTTGACTGGCACTCGCAAGTCGAAGTCGGTCTGAAGCGATTCGAAGAATGTTTTTAACTGTTCTGCTGTCGCTGTTTTCATGACACCCCCCTCATCTGTGCTGCGCACACTTTGTATTCTGGTATCTTGGCCACTGGGTCAAGCGCATTGTTGGTCAACACGTTCGCCGCGCCCTCCTCAAAGTGGAAGGTCATAAACAGGTGCCCTGGGATGACGATGTCGGAGACCCTGGCCATTGCTTTGACCTCGCCACGGCGGGTCGAGACAATGACCCAGAATCGATCGTGGATGTTGAGTCTCTTGGCGTCATCAGGATGCACCTCGACGTAGGGGAAACGCTCCTCGCGGTCCAAAAGCCGCGACCTTCGCGTCATTGTCCCCGTGTGGAAGTGAAAGTAGCAGCGACCAGTGGACAGAACGAACGGATACTCATCGTCCGGCAGCTCCGCTGGTGGTTTGTATTCTGCAGGACTAAATAGCCCTAACCCGCGGGTGAACTTGCCGACGTGCAATACTGGCGTTCCAGGGTGGTTCCGGTCAGGGCACGGCCATTGAAGGCCGACCTGGTCGAGCCGGTCAAACTGCATGCCGCCGTAGCTCGGCGTGACCCCGGTTACCTCGTCCATGATCTCCTTCGGAGAGCTGTAGGTGAGTCCGTCGTAGTCCATGCGCCTCGCCAATTCGCAGAGTATCTCCCAATCCTGTCTGGCCTGGCCTGGTGGGTCGCATGCTTTTCGGACGCGCTGGACTCGACGCTCGGTGGAGGTGAAAGTCCCATCTTTCTCCGCGAAGCACGCTGCCGGCAGGACTACGTCCGCGAACTTCGTAGTCGGAGTCGGGAAGATGTCCTGAACCACGAGGAAGTCCAGCTTCTCCAGCGCATCTTGAACGTGGTGTTGGTCTGGGTCTGACATCATCGGGTTCTCGCCCATCACATAGAGGGCCTTCAGCTTGCCGTCCGCAGCCGCATTGATCGCGGTTGTGACGGTTAGGCCCACGTTCCCGGGCAAGTGCTGGACACCCCACGCCTTCTCGAACTTCCCACGCACCGCATCGTCAGTAACCTTCTGGTAGCCTGTATAGACGTTCGGTAGCGCCCCAAGGTCGCATGCGCCCTGGACGTTGTTCTGGCCACGAAGCGGGTTCACGCCTGTCCCGACTTTCCCAACGTTACCCGTGAGCATCACGAGGTTTGCGCAGGCTTGGACGTTGTCAACGCCGTGCGAGTGCTGAGTGATGCCCATAGAGTAGATGATCATCGCCCTAGCAGCGCCAGCAAACATCCGCGCCGCCTTCTCAACCTCATCAGGCGTGATCTTGCATATCTTGGCCGTCCGCTCGGGCGTGAACCTCCCAACGATCTCCTTCAGCTCGTCAAATCCCTCTGTCCGTGTCCTGACAAACTCGTCGTCCGCAAGGCCATCCTTTATGATCACGTGCATCAGACCGTTTAAGAACGCCACGTCCGTCCCGTTCTCGAAGCGGATGTGCATGTCAGCAAGCATGGCAAGCCGTATCTTGCGGTTGTCCGCCACGATGAGCTTCGCTCCTTGCGCGACTGCTTTGACGATTCGCGTTCCAATCAAGGGGTGTTGCTCGGTCGTGTTGGACCCTGTCACTAGAATGCAGTCGGCCTTCTCTATGCACGAGATCGAGTTGGTCATCGCGCCTGAGCCAAACGTCGCAGCCAGACCTGCGACCGTCGAGGAGTGGCAGAGCCTTGCGCAGTGGTCAACGTTGTTGGTCTTGAAGACCGCCCGCGCAAGCTTCATCATGACGTAGTTCTCCTCGTTCGTCGTCTTGGCTGACGAGAAGAAGGCCACAGAGTCGGCGCCGTGCGCATCTTGGACCTTTTTGAGCCTCGTAGCTATCAGGTCGAGCGCCTCGTCCCACGAAGCCTCGACGAGATTGCCGTTCTTTCTTATCAGCGGAACGGTTAGCCGGTCTGGGTGGTTTACGAAATTGAACGCATTCCAACCCTTAACGCAGAGCTGGCCTTTGGAGACGACGTGGTTGCTCGAAGGCTCCACGCCGACCAGATGCCCCTCTCCATTTGTCATAAGGTAGAACTGGCAGCCAGTGCCACAATAAGGACAGGTAGTTAGTGTTCGTTTCATATTGCCCCCCTCAGCCCGCTAATCTCGTTCAGCCAGAACACCGGCCCATCGAGGCAGCAATACAGGTGCTCGATGGCGCAGTGTCCGCACTTCCCGACCCCGCACTTCATGTAACGCTCGAGCGAAACGATGATGTGGTCCTCGGTCATGCCTTTCTTCTTCAGCTCCGCGATCACGAACTTATACATGATCGGCGGCCCGACGATCACCGCTATCGCTTTCTGAACATCGATCTTCAGGGGCGGAATCAGGACCGTGATAAGTCCTATCTCACCCTCGTCAAAACAGCCGACGCCGGGCACGCCGTCCACAGCATATTTGCACGCAAACACATCCAACTGCGCCCAGTGGGCGAGGTCCTCCTTGAACAACCTCTCCAGCGGCGTCTTAGCACCATAGAGAATCGTTATCTTCCCGAACTCCTCCGGCCTATCCTGGCAATACTGGATCAGCGAGCGCATGGGCGCAAGGCCGCATCCCCCAGAGATGAGCAACAGGTCCTTGCCGGCCAGCTTCTCAACATCGAAAAACGTGCCAAACGGCCCACGGATGCCGACTTCGTCGCCATCATTGAGTCGATGCAACGCCCCAGTTAATGTTCCGGCGTTGCGCACTCCGAGCTCAAAGTAGCCTCTCCGAGTCGGCGAACTCGCCACCGAAATCGGCGCCTCGCCGTATCCCAGAATCGAGAGTTGGACGAACTGCCCGGGCTTCTGGCCGAGCTCCTGCGCGTCCGGCATCTGAATTCGGAACAATTTCTCCATGGGTGTCAGGTCTCTTATAGAGACGATCTTGCAGGGAGTCGGGAGATACAACTGCTCTGCGTCCCTGGCCAATGGCTTTGTCGTGACACTCATA
This genomic interval from bacterium contains the following:
- a CDS encoding radical SAM protein — encoded protein: MFDRFDRRIHYLRVSVTDRCNLRCVYCMPPEGVPLTTHADILSFEEILHVVKTGVRMGIDKVRITGGEPLVRRGIVTLVSMLAEIDGVKDLAMTTNGTLLGEFAAPLRSAGLHRLNISLDTLDPVRYRQITRRGELGPVLEGISAAQDAGFQGTKINCVVNRSSAEPDAVPVRRFAQEHGLEARFIRQMHIPGGKFWVVDGGTGGDCEHCNRLRLTSDGLVKPCLFNDIAFSCRELGPAEAIRRAVAAKPESGRAGAQNEFYVMGG
- a CDS encoding ABC transporter permease, which encodes MSKNTAAAKGQLSWLHLTFSALGGVVLLLIVAPLVGIYLKSTFGEIVATAQDAEVRESIWLTLWVSMAATLVFAVACIPFAYILARKDFPLKGFVTGIVDLPVIVPHSVAGIAILGIVARDTLVGSAAESMGFEIVGTPVGIGAAMAFVSVPFLINSARDGFAAVPERLEKAALGLGASPLRVFLTVSVPLAWRAIVSGLVLMWGRGMSEFGAVMIIAYHPMITPILIYERFSAFGLKYSRPVSALFMLVCLVMFVVLRLLAQGRKNAGR
- the wtpA gene encoding tungstate ABC transporter substrate-binding protein WtpA, yielding MRRILLVVLALVILGTLSLAGTKGSGLSGELVVFHAGSLAVPFDEIAKAFMKEYQNVKVIREAAGSRTCARKISDLKRPCDVMASADYTVIDTLLVPEYASWNISFAANEMTIVYHEASRLSDKIDRDNWFEVLLDKRVRFGRSDPNADPCGYRSIMTMKLAEKHYKKPGLAEKMLKKDSRFIRPKEVDLLALLESHTIDYIFLYRSVAEQHGLKYLLLPDEVNLKKTALASLYDSVSVKISGKKPGEFISQRGAPMVYGVTIPKSSKNPGAALAFVEFLLDKDKGIAIMEKNGQPSVVPSPTNTYDKLPLRLKKFAVKG
- the moaC gene encoding cyclic pyranopterin monophosphate synthase MoaC, with the translated sequence MAEELTHIDDKGRARMVDISGKTPQLRVARASGRIELAERTVELIAANNIKKGDVLSVAEIAGVQAAKRTSELIPLCHPLPITSITVTASLDPHSVSVESEVSCIARTGIEMEALTAVAVALLTVYDMCKAVDKKMRIGEIVLLSKAKTDVE
- a CDS encoding molybdenum cofactor guanylyltransferase; the protein is MISLPLMFMIGSAGRNAGKTELACALIRRYVRSREIVGVKVTTIEKLDGNCPRGGQGCGVCTSLEGNFCITEERGTCPGKDTTRMLRAGASRVFWLRCLRSHLREGAIALLEVTGRDSVLVCESNSLRQVVRPGVFVIVKDRESQTFKQSAKNVLKNADRILLSDGNDFDLDMSRIVLSDRGWGLVEDATAIILAGGGSYRMGSDKAILPINGRPMIQHIADQLAPHFEELIVSANYPQKFRFLDIPVVPDIAPNHGPLMGIFSSLLASSRETNAVVACDIPEPNIPLLRKMIAVSEGYDAVIPQSAEGTFEPLFAIYNKSILPAMRSSLGHCSRKVSEVFKHARIRYYPLEQRLQLKNLNTINDYEDYIGQNGIA
- a CDS encoding molybdenum cofactor synthesis domain-containing protein — translated: MKQHRKTKPTVLSVNISRQRGTCKRPVKSIELTDRGIEADAHAGQWHRQVSLLSKETIDTFSADVGRDFAPGDFAENITTWGLDLSEVSLLDEFTICKTRLEVTQIGKACHPGGCSVFKQVGKCVMPREGIFCRVRSGGSIAAGDAIGVYPHNLSFRVLTLSDRASRGDYEDRSGPRITAILNEFFRPKRWRQEVVNYLLPDDPEKLRAFLVAAREDGVDVVITTGGTGVGPRDITPDVVAPMCDKLLPGIMDYVRLKYGAQIPTALLSRSIAGVMGRTIVYALPGSVHAVEQYIGEILKTIEHLILTVHGIDPHAG
- a CDS encoding ABC transporter ATP-binding protein produces the protein MLAVENLSKRLGSFVMKDVSFEVNEGEYFVLLGASGVGKTVLLEIIAGLMRPDSGHVFLDSKEITSERMQKRRIGLVYQDQALFPHLSVKKNIAYGLHSRGLKRSQIRERAFELAKSVDALELFDRSPQTLSGGEAQRVALARTLATEPRCILLDEPIASLDAASRWQVRSLLRDLNRRGQTMLHVTHDYEEAVSLASRIAVMENETIVQVGTPEAIFQRPESEFVASFVGIKNFLRGTLKRAAGNGQLSEFTGPSGIRFCVLTEADPGPGCLIVRSEDIAISNEQPQTSARNVFRGNVLDIIPAKLGVEVSVQIGVKLSALLTQASVRSLSLEVGKAVWVYFKASAARFLKE
- the glp gene encoding gephyrin-like molybdotransferase Glp — its product is MVSREEAYNSVLFSAPRLPTQRVALDEALGRVLAQDVVSDIDMPPFDKSAMDGYAIRREDLFRELHVREVVPAGHIPTRRVGPGECAKIMTGAMVPDGADCVIMKEHVELTPENTIRFVGKDTATNICYKAEDTEAGDIVLHAGEWLRPQHLAVLASVGCIAPLVSDRPRVGIIATGDELVEPVDKPAISQIRNSNSYQLRAQVATVGGLPHYFGIARDTEHAIDSLLRDAIDKTDVVLVSGGVSVGDYDLVPAILKRCGFHLLFESVAIKPGKPTHFGVSDDGFCFGLPGNPVSTFVVFELLVKPFLLRMQGHDYAPANVIMPLEEAIEKRRTSREAWYPVVLTPSGAVRPIEYHGSAHTRALPQADGIICIPAGVTRLDRGAMVHVRQI